From Acidithiobacillus sp., the proteins below share one genomic window:
- a CDS encoding phosphatidylglycerophosphatase A, with amino-acid sequence MRSRPWYQWLALGGGSGLSPILPGTMGTIAAIPLYLLLTLVVQNNMVYALVLVTMIAVGPWLCGQTAREMQNGGGKRALDPPAIVWDEWAGLLLTLWLVPFGWWTLCVGFLLFRFFDMLKPWPISWLDKHIHGGTGIMLDDIAAAIPALILLRLMLAMGWL; translated from the coding sequence ATGCGCTCTAGACCCTGGTATCAGTGGCTGGCGTTGGGGGGCGGCAGCGGCCTGTCGCCCATCCTGCCCGGCACCATGGGTACTATCGCTGCCATTCCCCTGTATCTGCTGCTGACCCTCGTGGTGCAGAACAATATGGTTTATGCGCTGGTGCTGGTGACGATGATCGCGGTGGGGCCGTGGCTCTGCGGGCAGACCGCGCGGGAGATGCAAAACGGCGGTGGTAAAAGGGCGCTGGATCCCCCGGCTATCGTCTGGGATGAATGGGCGGGCCTGCTGCTCACCCTCTGGCTGGTGCCTTTCGGCTGGTGGACGCTGTGCGTCGGGTTTCTGCTCTTCCGCTTTTTTGACATGCTCAAACCCTGGCCGATTTCCTGGCTGGATAAGCATATTCATGGAGGCACGGGTATTATGCTCGACGATATCGCTGCGGCGATCCCGGCACTGATTCTTCTGCGACTGATGCTGGCGATGGGCTGGTTATGA
- the gluQRS gene encoding tRNA glutamyl-Q(34) synthetase GluQRS, translating to MPSNLTVTGRFAPSPSGPLHAGSLIAAIGSYLSARGQGGRWLLRLEDVDEDRVRPGAADAILRQLEALTLDWDGSVQTQSSRKAIYRETLTALQAQGMVYPCACTRQEIRACGARYPGTCRSGLAPGRQTRSWRLRVPDHLPSWEDRFHGWQPSPAPQGDPVLLRADGYFAYILACVVDDGAHGVSEVIRGGDLLALTGVQRYLHSTLNLPHPQYGHLPLLCDADGRKLSKSANSPAWTGNPSQAWEETLRLLGWTTPAGLHGASALEWRDWACTRMAAGQPLYRIAPLACTSRRR from the coding sequence ATGCCCAGCAACCTCACCGTCACCGGACGCTTTGCGCCCTCCCCCAGCGGCCCGCTCCATGCGGGATCACTCATTGCCGCCATTGGCAGCTATCTCAGTGCCCGCGGTCAGGGCGGGCGCTGGTTGCTGCGTCTGGAAGACGTGGATGAGGACCGCGTGCGTCCCGGTGCCGCCGACGCCATTCTCCGGCAACTGGAGGCGCTGACGCTGGACTGGGACGGATCGGTGCAGACCCAGTCCTCCCGTAAGGCGATCTACCGGGAAACGCTGACGGCTTTGCAGGCACAGGGCATGGTCTATCCCTGTGCCTGCACCCGTCAGGAAATCCGGGCCTGCGGTGCACGTTATCCGGGCACTTGCCGGTCGGGTCTGGCACCCGGACGGCAGACCCGCTCTTGGCGCCTGCGGGTGCCCGACCATTTACCGTCCTGGGAGGATCGTTTCCATGGCTGGCAACCATCGCCCGCACCACAAGGTGACCCCGTCCTGCTGCGTGCCGACGGCTACTTCGCCTATATCCTGGCCTGTGTCGTGGACGACGGTGCGCACGGTGTCAGCGAAGTGATTCGCGGCGGTGATCTGCTGGCGCTCACCGGGGTGCAACGCTATCTGCACAGCACCCTGAACCTGCCCCATCCCCAATATGGGCACCTGCCCCTGCTCTGCGATGCAGATGGACGCAAGCTGTCCAAAAGTGCCAACAGCCCCGCGTGGACAGGCAACCCCAGTCAGGCCTGGGAGGAGACGTTGCGGCTACTGGGTTGGACAACGCCTGCCGGGCTGCATGGGGCTTCTGCGCTGGAGTGGCGCGACTGGGCATGTACACGGATGGCTGCCGGACAGCCTCTCTATCGCATTGCGCCACTGGCTTGTACCAGCAGACGGCGTTAG
- a CDS encoding regulatory protein RecX, with translation MTAERSDPTALALRLLARREYGRLELRDRLLRAGCDAGDVALALDALVAAGYQDDARYAEMLVRTRVRQGHGPLRLRQDLRRAGVEASADPEVDWLVQAQTVYQKRFGDTMPVDAKDYARRVRFLAGRGFTGETIRRVLTASREGDFSAD, from the coding sequence TTGACGGCGGAACGCAGCGATCCCACCGCGCTGGCGCTACGGTTGCTGGCGCGCCGGGAGTATGGACGTCTGGAATTGCGTGACAGATTGCTCCGTGCGGGATGTGATGCAGGGGACGTGGCGCTGGCGCTGGATGCACTCGTCGCTGCCGGCTATCAGGATGATGCGCGTTATGCGGAAATGCTCGTCCGTACCCGTGTGCGTCAGGGGCACGGGCCGTTGCGTTTGCGTCAGGACTTGCGGCGGGCAGGGGTCGAGGCTAGCGCAGACCCAGAGGTTGACTGGCTGGTGCAGGCACAGACCGTCTATCAAAAGCGTTTTGGCGACACCATGCCAGTAGACGCGAAAGATTATGCCCGGCGCGTCCGTTTTCTGGCAGGGCGGGGATTTACCGGAGAGACGATTCGCCGGGTGCTGACCGCCAGCAGAGAAGGGGATTTCTCTGCGGATTGA
- the map gene encoding type I methionyl aminopeptidase, which yields MLQRSKKSPQGSIKTAEEVEKMRVAGQLTAMVLKMIGPHVKAGVTTGELDRICHDYIVNDLQGIPAPLNYQPSPEYPPFPKSICISLNHVICHGIPGDRVIKDGDILNIDVTVIKEGYHGDSSKMFAVGEVPLRSRRVMEVAHEAMVRGIQQVRPGATLGDIGHAIQVYAEAQHCSIVREFCGHGIGRKFHDEPQVLHYGNPGEGVELVAGMTFTIEPMVNAGKRHIKALPDGWTIVTKDHSASAQWEHTILVTDDSYEILTQLPGDPI from the coding sequence ATGTTACAGCGCAGCAAAAAATCCCCACAGGGTAGCATCAAGACCGCAGAAGAGGTCGAAAAAATGCGGGTGGCCGGGCAGCTCACGGCCATGGTGCTGAAGATGATCGGCCCTCATGTCAAAGCTGGCGTTACCACCGGCGAACTGGACCGCATCTGCCACGATTACATCGTCAATGACCTGCAGGGCATTCCGGCACCGCTCAACTATCAGCCCAGCCCGGAATACCCACCCTTTCCCAAATCCATCTGCATCTCCCTCAACCATGTGATCTGCCACGGCATTCCCGGCGACCGTGTGATCAAGGATGGCGACATCCTGAACATTGACGTCACCGTCATCAAAGAGGGCTATCACGGTGACAGCAGCAAGATGTTCGCTGTCGGCGAGGTGCCGTTGCGGTCGCGGCGGGTAATGGAAGTGGCCCATGAAGCTATGGTGCGCGGTATTCAGCAGGTGCGGCCCGGCGCGACCCTGGGCGATATCGGCCATGCCATCCAGGTCTACGCCGAGGCGCAACACTGTTCCATCGTGCGGGAATTCTGTGGGCATGGGATTGGCCGCAAATTCCACGACGAACCGCAGGTATTGCACTACGGCAATCCCGGCGAGGGCGTCGAACTGGTGGCGGGCATGACTTTCACCATCGAGCCCATGGTCAATGCCGGCAAACGCCATATCAAGGCCCTGCCCGACGGCTGGACCATCGTCACCAAGGATCACAGTGCCTCCGCCCAGTGGGAGCACACCATTCTGGTCACCGACGATAGTTACGAAATACTGACCCAACTGCCTGGCGACCCTATTTAA
- the thiL gene encoding thiamine-phosphate kinase — protein MAGGEFALIERLRSRLGKAGKGVRLGIGDDAAWLDPAGRQLVATMDTLVAGRHFFPEVRPEDLAWKALAVNLSDLAAMGAAARWCLLSLALPQREEGYGEWLAAFATGWSALADRHGVTLVGGDTVATDGPLTLSVTALGLAGRGVMRRDAARPGDVIWVTGSLGDAAAALDLAFVERGHDGQAFPCSAPQRDALEARRLRPTPRLEFGTTALAVGVLCAVDCSDGFLADLGHILKASGVRAQVALDALPLSPELADLARTDPERLQRWPLTGGDDYELILCAAPALSTAIQEAARTLALRLTAVGSILPAVSDAGTAVTLTWRDEPLPLPSTWGHVHAL, from the coding sequence ATGGCGGGCGGAGAATTTGCGCTCATCGAACGGTTACGGAGTCGTCTCGGTAAGGCGGGCAAGGGCGTGCGGCTCGGTATCGGCGACGACGCTGCCTGGCTGGACCCCGCGGGTCGGCAACTGGTGGCGACGATGGATACGCTGGTCGCCGGTCGCCACTTTTTCCCCGAGGTCCGCCCGGAAGACCTCGCCTGGAAAGCCCTTGCGGTGAATCTCAGCGACCTGGCCGCGATGGGTGCGGCGGCGCGCTGGTGTCTGCTCAGTCTGGCCCTGCCGCAGCGGGAGGAGGGCTATGGGGAGTGGCTGGCAGCATTCGCAACGGGCTGGAGTGCGCTCGCCGACCGCCACGGCGTTACCCTGGTCGGCGGCGATACGGTGGCTACGGATGGGCCGCTGACCCTCTCGGTAACCGCGTTGGGGCTTGCCGGCCGTGGGGTGATGCGCCGTGATGCGGCGCGGCCCGGAGATGTGATCTGGGTCACCGGCAGTCTCGGGGATGCGGCCGCAGCCCTGGATCTGGCCTTTGTGGAACGCGGCCACGACGGGCAGGCCTTTCCTTGCTCAGCACCACAGCGGGATGCATTGGAGGCCCGTCGGTTGCGTCCCACGCCCCGTCTCGAGTTCGGCACGACGGCTCTGGCAGTGGGTGTGCTTTGTGCCGTGGATTGTTCCGATGGCTTTCTGGCCGACCTTGGCCATATCCTGAAAGCTTCGGGTGTCCGGGCGCAGGTCGCTCTGGATGCGCTGCCTTTGAGCCCGGAACTCGCGGATCTGGCGCGGACTGACCCGGAACGCCTGCAACGCTGGCCTCTCACCGGCGGTGATGATTATGAATTGATCCTTTGTGCCGCTCCTGCCTTATCGACGGCAATACAGGAGGCCGCGCGGACACTTGCCCTCCGCCTGACAGCGGTGGGCAGCATCCTGCCGGCGGTCTCCGATGCCGGGACGGCGGTCACCTTGACCTGGCGAGATGAGCCGCTGCCGCTGCCTTCCACCTGGGGGCATGTCCATGCGCTCTAG
- the alaS gene encoding alanine--tRNA ligase, translated as MHAQAIRQAFLEYFVEQGHQIVPSSPLIPRNDPTLLFTNAGMVPFKDVFLGLETRPYRRAVSSQRCMRAGGKHNDLENVGYTARHHTFFEMLGNFSFGDYFKREVIGFAWRFLTERLGLPPEKLWITVYEEDEEAAAIWINEIGIDPLRLSRCGEKDNFWSMGDTGPCGPCSEIFYDHGPHIPGGPPGSPEEDGDRYIEIWNLVFMQFDRDSSATLTPLPKPSVDTGMGLERLAAVLQGVHNNYDTDLFKPLIGAAATISGKIYGRDTATDTSLRVLADHIRACSFLITDGVLPANEGRGYVLRRIIRRAVRHGRKLGMETVFFHQLVAPLVAEMGNAFPELTRAQREVERALEREEARFRETLERGLSLLEDAIAGLAVGAAIPGEIIFRLADTFGFPVDLTADIARERDLVMDMDGYEAAMAEQRSRSRAAWAGSGEVKTERVYHDLAMRLSATGFTGYTVCADEGKVLALIRDGEEVAFLEAGDAGAVILDRTPFYGESGGQAGDRGALQSDAALFTVTDTQKPMGHLHVHLGRLTSGRLRVGDTVAASVDEVGRRATAAHHSATHLLHAALRNVLGNHVQQKGSLVNPERLRFDFSQPEPVTAAQLREIERMVNAAIRNNVGAETRVLPIAEAQALGAMALFGEKYGDEVRVVRMGDFSMELCGGTHVEALGDMGVFKILSESGVAAGIRRIEAVAGAVALEAIQRDEERLQAAAGLLKVAPAELDQRLVHTLERLRHLEKELEKVKRDEAARAGADLAAEAEDVGGVPVLIRRLEGMDGKALRDALDRLRSQLADGVIVLAGVEGEKVALIAGVGKGLTGRIHAGELVNTVAQPLGGKGGGRPDMAQAGAGNPAALDAALNAARDWVRGKLG; from the coding sequence ATGCACGCGCAAGCCATTCGCCAAGCTTTTCTGGAGTATTTTGTGGAGCAGGGGCACCAGATCGTACCCTCCAGCCCGCTGATTCCCCGTAATGATCCGACCCTGTTGTTCACCAATGCGGGTATGGTGCCCTTCAAGGATGTGTTTCTGGGACTAGAAACCCGTCCGTACCGGCGCGCTGTCTCCTCACAGCGCTGTATGCGCGCGGGTGGCAAGCACAACGATCTGGAAAATGTCGGCTACACCGCACGGCACCATACCTTTTTCGAGATGCTCGGCAACTTTTCCTTCGGGGATTACTTCAAGCGCGAAGTGATCGGTTTTGCCTGGCGCTTTCTCACCGAGCGCCTGGGACTGCCGCCGGAAAAGCTCTGGATTACGGTTTATGAAGAGGATGAGGAAGCCGCCGCCATCTGGATCAATGAGATTGGAATTGACCCACTGCGCCTCTCCCGCTGTGGCGAGAAGGATAACTTCTGGAGCATGGGTGACACCGGCCCCTGCGGCCCTTGTTCAGAGATTTTTTACGATCATGGTCCCCATATCCCTGGAGGCCCTCCGGGCAGTCCAGAGGAAGATGGCGATCGCTATATTGAAATCTGGAATCTGGTCTTCATGCAGTTTGACCGGGACAGCAGCGCCACCCTGACGCCGCTGCCCAAACCCTCCGTCGATACCGGCATGGGTCTGGAGCGTCTCGCCGCCGTGCTCCAGGGCGTACATAACAACTATGACACCGACCTCTTCAAGCCGTTGATCGGCGCGGCGGCCACTATCAGTGGCAAAATTTACGGCCGTGATACGGCAACGGACACCAGTTTGCGGGTGCTGGCAGATCACATCCGCGCTTGCAGCTTTCTCATCACCGATGGCGTCCTGCCCGCCAACGAAGGGCGCGGCTACGTGCTGCGCCGCATTATCCGTCGCGCCGTGCGGCATGGCCGCAAGCTGGGCATGGAGACCGTATTTTTTCATCAACTGGTGGCGCCACTGGTAGCCGAGATGGGTAACGCTTTCCCTGAACTCACGCGGGCACAGCGCGAAGTCGAGCGTGCCCTGGAGCGTGAGGAAGCCCGATTCCGTGAAACGCTGGAGCGCGGACTCAGTCTGCTGGAAGACGCTATTGCGGGTCTGGCAGTAGGCGCCGCCATTCCCGGCGAGATCATTTTCCGGCTCGCGGATACCTTTGGCTTCCCCGTTGATCTGACCGCCGATATCGCCCGCGAGCGCGATCTGGTCATGGATATGGACGGCTACGAGGCGGCCATGGCCGAGCAGCGCAGCCGCTCCCGCGCCGCCTGGGCGGGCAGCGGTGAGGTCAAAACCGAGCGGGTATACCACGATCTGGCCATGCGTCTGTCGGCTACCGGGTTCACCGGCTATACAGTCTGCGCGGATGAAGGGAAGGTCCTGGCGCTGATCCGCGATGGCGAAGAGGTGGCCTTCCTCGAAGCAGGGGATGCGGGTGCGGTTATTCTCGACCGGACGCCTTTTTACGGGGAATCCGGCGGGCAGGCGGGGGATCGTGGTGCGCTCCAGTCGGATGCTGCCCTGTTTACCGTGACGGACACCCAAAAGCCCATGGGTCACCTGCATGTGCATTTGGGTCGTTTGACATCCGGTCGTCTGCGGGTTGGCGATACGGTGGCCGCCAGTGTGGATGAAGTGGGGCGACGGGCGACGGCAGCACATCACTCCGCGACCCATCTGCTCCATGCCGCCCTGCGCAACGTGCTCGGCAACCATGTGCAGCAGAAGGGTTCGCTGGTCAATCCGGAGCGGCTGCGTTTCGACTTCAGCCAGCCGGAGCCGGTAACGGCGGCGCAGTTGCGCGAGATCGAGCGCATGGTCAATGCGGCTATCCGCAATAACGTCGGCGCCGAAACCCGGGTGCTGCCCATCGCTGAAGCACAGGCCCTGGGTGCCATGGCCCTCTTCGGCGAGAAGTACGGTGATGAGGTGCGGGTGGTACGCATGGGAGATTTCTCCATGGAGCTCTGCGGCGGCACCCATGTGGAGGCACTGGGGGATATGGGCGTGTTCAAGATCCTCAGTGAAAGTGGCGTAGCCGCAGGCATCCGGCGTATCGAGGCGGTCGCCGGCGCGGTGGCTCTGGAGGCTATTCAGCGTGATGAAGAACGTCTGCAAGCGGCAGCCGGACTGTTGAAAGTCGCCCCTGCAGAACTGGATCAGCGCCTGGTACACACCCTGGAGCGCCTGCGGCACTTAGAAAAGGAGCTGGAAAAGGTCAAGCGGGACGAAGCCGCCCGAGCGGGTGCCGATCTTGCCGCAGAGGCCGAGGACGTGGGCGGAGTGCCGGTGTTGATCAGGCGTCTGGAGGGGATGGATGGCAAAGCCTTGCGCGATGCCCTGGATCGCCTGCGCAGTCAATTAGCTGACGGCGTCATCGTTCTGGCGGGCGTGGAAGGGGAGAAGGTGGCGTTGATTGCTGGCGTCGGTAAAGGATTGACTGGACGGATTCACGCCGGAGAACTGGTGAATACCGTGGCGCAACCGTTGGGCGGCAAGGGCGGCGGGCGTCCGGATATGGCGCAGGCCGGGGCTGGCAATCCGGCGGCTTTGGATGCCGCCCTCAACGCCGCTCGCGACTGGGTCAGGGGCAAACTCGGTTAG
- the sfsA gene encoding DNA/RNA nuclease SfsA produces the protein MNLPPLTPATLIRRYKRFLADCTLASGEIITVHCPNSGSMRSCAEPGQPILISLSDNPKRKLPWTWELYWSGASWVCVNTQRPNAVVAEAIAAGDIPALQYYTQLRREVPYGHHERVDILLSTEGQPPCYVEVKSCTLLEDDGIIRFPDAVSSRALRHLGALTEVVRSGKRAVMLFLVGREDGRGFAPADAIDPAYGKALRQARIDGVEILAYRTRVSPDKMIISAAEPLFF, from the coding sequence ATGAACCTGCCGCCGCTCACCCCCGCCACCCTGATCCGCCGCTACAAACGCTTTCTTGCCGACTGCACGTTGGCCAGCGGCGAGATCATCACCGTACACTGCCCCAACTCCGGGAGCATGCGCAGTTGCGCCGAACCCGGTCAGCCCATCCTGATCTCCCTCAGCGACAACCCCAAACGCAAACTGCCCTGGACCTGGGAACTCTACTGGAGCGGCGCCAGTTGGGTCTGCGTCAACACCCAACGCCCCAATGCCGTAGTTGCCGAGGCCATCGCCGCGGGCGACATACCCGCCTTGCAATACTACACACAACTGCGCCGCGAAGTGCCCTATGGCCATCATGAACGCGTGGACATCCTGCTCAGCACCGAAGGCCAGCCGCCCTGTTATGTGGAGGTCAAATCCTGCACACTGCTGGAGGACGACGGCATCATCCGCTTCCCCGATGCGGTCAGCAGCCGCGCCCTGCGCCATCTGGGGGCATTGACGGAAGTGGTCCGCAGCGGCAAACGGGCGGTGATGCTTTTTCTGGTCGGCCGGGAAGACGGCCGGGGTTTTGCACCCGCAGACGCCATTGATCCCGCCTATGGCAAGGCCTTGCGCCAGGCACGCATCGACGGTGTGGAAATTCTGGCCTACCGGACCCGCGTCAGTCCTGATAAAATGATCATAAGCGCGGCGGAACCGCTTTTCTTTTAG
- a CDS encoding CinA family protein, whose protein sequence is MTNTRPTESLQILLPMRPAALPDAQRLAAWARRSGMDVRVELVATLPDCSSMAVAIGEFANASGWMKTSLRTRLPAGDWAALRDWANAHLPVCEVPLSLFNDSGTAPEVLPGEYWVEAGTPGAMSLHMAPPEWSLLQHARARDTRLALAESCTGGDLAARITALPGSSALLRHGFVTYSNAAKIQLLKVQEATLARVGAVAEETALEMLAGALHDADIAAAVTGIAGPGGAVPGKPVGTVCIAWGARGAEPQVSTCHFHGDRWSVQYAAGSVALGGLLGLLRGAG, encoded by the coding sequence ATGACGAATACCCGTCCTACGGAGTCCTTGCAGATATTGCTGCCCATGCGCCCCGCGGCCCTGCCCGATGCCCAGCGTCTGGCGGCCTGGGCCAGGCGGTCCGGGATGGATGTCCGGGTGGAGCTGGTCGCCACATTGCCCGATTGTTCCAGCATGGCGGTGGCCATTGGCGAGTTTGCGAACGCCTCAGGCTGGATGAAAACATCGCTCCGCACCCGTCTACCGGCTGGTGACTGGGCCGCGTTGCGCGATTGGGCAAACGCGCATCTGCCCGTTTGCGAGGTGCCTTTGAGCCTTTTCAACGACAGCGGCACCGCACCGGAGGTTTTGCCGGGCGAGTATTGGGTCGAGGCTGGAACACCCGGCGCCATGTCGCTGCACATGGCGCCGCCGGAATGGTCCTTGCTCCAGCACGCCCGTGCGCGGGACACCCGACTCGCCCTGGCGGAGTCTTGTACCGGCGGTGATCTGGCCGCGCGGATCACCGCCTTGCCCGGCTCCTCGGCGCTGCTGCGCCACGGGTTTGTGACCTACAGCAATGCCGCGAAAATTCAGTTGCTGAAAGTGCAGGAAGCCACCCTCGCGCGGGTCGGGGCCGTAGCGGAGGAGACCGCCCTGGAAATGCTCGCGGGTGCATTGCACGACGCGGACATCGCCGCAGCGGTTACCGGTATCGCCGGGCCGGGAGGCGCCGTGCCCGGCAAGCCGGTGGGCACAGTCTGTATTGCCTGGGGTGCGCGGGGCGCGGAGCCGCAGGTGAGCACTTGTCACTTTCACGGAGACCGTTGGTCGGTGCAGTATGCCGCGGGTTCGGTCGCTTTGGGCGGGTTATTAGGATTATTGCGCGGGGCTGGATGA
- the recA gene encoding recombinase RecA, protein MDEQRSKALSAALSQIDKQFGKGAIMRLGDHNAIKDIEVYSTGSLGLDLALGVGGLPRGRVVEIYGPESSGKTTLTLHAIASCQAAGGTAAFIDAEHALDPSYAHKLGVDLENLLISQPDTGEQALEIADMLVRSGAVDLIVVDSVAALTPKAEIEGDMGDSHVGLQARLMSQALRKLTANISRTNTLVIFINQIRMKIGVMYGSPETTTGGNALKFYASVRLDIRRIGAIKKSDEVVGNDTRVKVVKNKVAPPFREAEFAIYYGEGISRLSELVDLGVKFDIVEKSGAWYSYQGERIGQGKDNARQYLKEHPELAVNIEQRIRAAAAGHPLAFAEDAVEPAAVG, encoded by the coding sequence ATGGACGAACAGCGTAGCAAGGCCCTTTCGGCGGCCCTCTCACAGATTGATAAGCAATTTGGTAAAGGCGCCATCATGCGTCTCGGTGATCACAATGCCATCAAGGATATTGAGGTCTACTCCACCGGTTCGCTGGGATTGGATCTGGCTCTCGGTGTCGGTGGCCTGCCGCGGGGCCGAGTGGTAGAGATTTACGGGCCGGAATCTTCGGGTAAAACGACCCTTACCCTGCACGCCATAGCCAGTTGTCAGGCTGCCGGAGGCACGGCAGCTTTCATTGATGCCGAACATGCTCTGGACCCCAGCTACGCCCATAAGCTCGGCGTCGATCTGGAAAACCTTCTGATCTCCCAGCCGGATACCGGCGAGCAGGCGCTGGAAATCGCCGACATGCTGGTACGCTCCGGGGCAGTCGACCTGATTGTTGTCGACTCGGTGGCTGCACTGACCCCCAAAGCGGAAATCGAAGGCGACATGGGCGACTCCCACGTCGGCTTGCAGGCGCGTCTGATGAGTCAGGCGCTGCGCAAGCTCACCGCCAATATCTCCCGAACTAATACCCTGGTCATTTTCATCAATCAGATTCGTATGAAAATCGGGGTGATGTACGGCAGCCCGGAAACCACTACCGGTGGTAACGCCCTCAAATTCTACGCCTCCGTGCGTCTCGATATCCGCCGTATCGGCGCGATCAAAAAGAGCGACGAAGTGGTAGGTAACGATACCCGCGTCAAGGTAGTCAAGAATAAGGTTGCACCGCCTTTCCGTGAAGCCGAATTTGCCATCTATTACGGCGAAGGCATCTCCCGTCTTTCCGAGCTGGTGGACCTCGGCGTGAAGTTCGACATTGTCGAAAAAAGCGGTGCCTGGTACAGCTATCAGGGAGAACGTATCGGCCAGGGCAAGGATAACGCCCGCCAGTATCTCAAGGAACATCCGGAATTGGCGGTCAATATCGAGCAGCGGATACGGGCAGCGGCAGCAGGTCATCCCCTGGCCTTTGCCGAAGACGCGGTAGAGCCCGCAGCGGTCGGGTAG